The Ananas comosus cultivar F153 unplaced genomic scaffold, ASM154086v1, whole genome shotgun sequence genomic interval GAAAAAAGCTTTGCACGAGTGGTCCGTGCTGATGGTAAACTTATCCTCTCAAATTATAGTCTTATATCATTCCTAACCTTTTATAGATTTTTGATTGTTATTGGAAGTTAATTTTCGTAAATTATTAGTTAGAtggcaaaagaaaaaataatatattcagCCTGAGAGACATGGCACTCTACATAGAAACACTCGAAGAAAGATATGGCAAGACCTTATAATGAGTTTTGCTCAAATTAATTGTAGTCCTTTACATTTatgacaaattttaattttgatgaaaatatgTTTCAAAATAGCATTTAGTTTTTTACTTACAGAAAAATAGTTGGCAGATTTGGCTCCTTATATCCTGACGTTGCGACAAAAGTCCATCCCGAAAGACCTTTTATCTTTGCTAATTAAATGAAAACAACGATCACTAAATTCTTTCATTGTCATGGGTTGGGTCCTATTCCGGATGAATTTCGAAAATCAAAGACAACTCGTGCTGATTATATTCGAATGCTTTCTGAGACCAAAAAAGAAGCCGAGGAGGAGAAACGTGTAATGCAAGAAGAATTAGCAGATATGAAACAAAAGTATGAAGATATGCACAATGAAATGATGACAATGAAAGCATTAGTAGAATCAATAGGTAAAAAGCCTCAAATATTAGGAGAAGGAATATCATGCATTCCACAAGGCCACAAGCTAGTAAGAATAATTTTTAAGCTATTTTGTCTTTTATGATGTATATGAAAAACTAATATAATATCTAACTTCTTTCTCCTCTAATCTAGAGTGGCACCGCTCTTCCTCATGATGGATCACCTCCTAATAATGGGGCAAGCTCTTCTCACTCTAGTTATGAAGCACCACCAACTCAGGtattttgtaatcttaaatgaCTTTTcttgaataattttattgaagtttagaattttcaatcaaaattaattagttcTAATTTTTTCCTAATCAATTTAGATGCTAGAGAGATAATTAATAGCTATTGCTACTTTATTAGTTAGTTTAGCTTCTATTTTCGATAAAGTGAAATCActagttgttttatttttctctttttaaaggTATAAACTAATTTTAGAATCCTAAAATTGTTAATTCCAATTATATCGCAGGTACATCGAGTTAAGACTATCCTCCCAAGGAAAGTACAAGTTGTATCAAATATTGTGGTTATCTtctatctcttttcttctatctCTTATTCTTTCTAAGCTTTCATGATAATTATTTtctatgcaatatatatattttcaaattgttaCATTTGTTTATTCTTGTAttattatgtcacgccccggagtcccttttagtttaaaacgttgcggaaaagcgtctgaatttttttttttttttttttttttgaaaacatgACCCcggagtatgccagatccgccacaaatacagggaatccactgttcacatggacagagtctctcctgtatttgcacggcgtcgcacaagtacaaaagtacaaacatgatacaaccacaaccagatgaacatacaaatgACCAACagatatacattcatacaccattcaccacagattcacattAATACATtcgatatttaaatataaatccacatctatcagttaaaatgtttccaaccacagaaacaagttttgaaatactaagatacaaaatccacagaaaaccttttgaaaactggtccctacacaggaacttttatctttataaaacgctaccacgaggggtagaaaacattttattttacaaaatccaaaaatccttttattacattcatgaaaatccacatattcaaatgtaataaaaatactgaaccaggTAAACTATCTAAACTATGtcaacagaatagtaagggTAGGAACTGAACCAATAACCtaggtcggaagctctatcgaccgctacgaacgtacctcacatCTCGTCCAATACTCatcgcctgcaatacctgaaaaatggtgggggaggtgagaacatgtaagcatgtctcccctcccagtgggtaccgcaagccgatgaaggcgagaagtactcaccggatcaggaagagctaaataaCAACaagggtcagtggaaatatagtagcaacaataataaggtaatgagcagatataccgaatacagtagcaataaactgaaagaaagtaagaactaaactgaataacggctaccgctactgtaactggaaccgaaagcatacatgaatatctactatagtagcaagacaactataaagtaagaactgtaaatatgcatgcaacgactgctactatagacatatgcgtcaatcggtcaagaagtccaaaagtacccaatctgaccaatgctctcttggtcagcaccgcagacctcaagccaatgccactactactctccagtgcatataacccctctagggctcacgggttgtcatcattcaaccacttttccggaaaagaacactccttgcggtggatcagaccgccagtgttcgtgaaatgcgacgagtatcgggcgatcaatgtaatatgctcaatgatcaaccatcggcaactagccgacaatcctgccccccagggcccatcgaccgcatgggtcatcatgtaaccaaatcgactaaccaggtcacaagtacagagtatgaactcgaccaatcatgtcacaagtatagggtatgaactcgaccaatcatgtcacagatataggatatgaactcgaccaatcatgtcacaagtataggatatgaaactcgaccaatcatgtcaaaTAGTCAATATGAGTAAggtataatcatccgtcggcaactaaccgacaatcccacccctcaggtCTATCGACGCTTAACGTCAGTGCAGACACACACAGGTCGAGGAACGTCACCGAATGAGTacaaatactgaatactagGATCGATCCGACTCAGATCTATCTTCTGATCTCATAGATAATACACGGAATGCTATACTATAAACATGATACAGGGTAATGCAGAATAGCTTACATAGAGCACAAGGAAACATAGTCATCAC includes:
- the LOC109705079 gene encoding uncharacterized protein LOC109705079 — translated: MLSETKKEAEEEKRVMQEELADMKQKYEDMHNEMMTMKALVESIGKKPQILGEGISCIPQGHKLSGTALPHDGSPPNNGASSSHSSYEAPPTQVHRVKTILPRKVQVVSNIVVIFYLFSSISYSF